The nucleotide window CCATTAATAGGCACCACGCTATTTTTATTAGCCGAAGAATTTTTATCTCGCTGGACCGAACATTGGATGATTATTCTCGGGCCTGCTTTATTGATAATCGTTTTATTGGGTCGTGGTGGTGTATTAGGCCTTAGTCAAAATATTCTTCAAAAAATAAAATCATATCGTTCGCGTGGAAACAAAACATCGTGAACACATTATTAAGTACTAAAAATTTAAGCAAACACTTCGGCGGTCTACAGGCAGTCAACAATGTTGACTTTGCTGTTACAGCCGGAGAAATACATGCTGTGATTGGGCCAAATGGCGCGGGCAAAACAACGTTTTTATCTTTACTCGCCGGCGAGTTAACGGCAACTAACGGCAGCATTCATTTCGCAGACAAAAACATTAGTCATTTATCAATGGCCCAACGCGCTTTATGCGGTTTAAATCGCACATTTCAAATTAACAGTTTATTTTTAAATTTAACAGTCCGTGAAAATATAATGCTGGCCGTGCAAGCACGACAAAACCATAATTTTAAATTTTGGCAAGCGCCTAATGATAACCATAAGCTTAAACAACAAGCTGAAAAAATCCTCGCGCAGAATAACTTACAAATATTAGCCGATGCTCCAACACAACAATTATCTTATGGCCAACAACGCCAACTCGAAATCGCACTGGGTGTTGCAGGTGAACCTAAACTATTATTGCTAGATGAGCCCTTAGCTGGTCTAGATGCCGCGGGCAGCCATGAAATGATTGCACGACTACGAACTTTAAAAACTCAACATAACTTTACCTTGGTATTAGTAGAACACGATATGGATGCCGTATTTGCTTTAGCCGATCGCATCAGTGTATTAAATCATGGTTGCATTATTGCTACGGGTACACCTGCTGAAATTCGTAATCATAGTGAAGTACGCGCAGCCTATTTAGGCGGCGCATCACTCGGTGCGAAGTGAGTCGCATGTTAACTATTGATAACATCAGCAGCGCTTATGGCAACAGTCAGGTTCTGTTTGATTTATCTTTGTCTGTCGCTGAAGGAGAAATCATTGCGTTAATGGGGCGCAATGGCATGGGCAAAACCACCACCGTACGTAGCATTATGGGTTTAACACCGGTGCATCGTGGGCATATACATTTTCGCGGACATACTATTCACAACTGGCCCAGTTATAAAATTGCACAGCACGGCATTGGTTTGGTGCCAGAAGGTCGCCAAATATTTCCTAATCTTACGGTTGAAGAAAATTTACTCGCGACCGCTGCGCAGCGTCATGTGCTTAAACACGCTTGGACCCTGAAACGTATTCATGATTTTTTCCCACGCCTTGCAGAACGCCGTCATCATATGGGCAATCAGCTGTCCGGCGGTGAACAACAAATGCTGGCGATTGGTCGCGCTCTATTAACTAATCCATTTTTGTTGATTTTAGATGAAGCATGCGAAGGACTCGCGCCGCTGATTCAACAAGAGATCTGGCAAGTTTTAGATAATCTAAAACAACAAGGCATGAGTATTTTAGTTATCGATAAAGATTACCAAGCCTTACAAAAACTCGCCGATCGTTATTATATTATTGAAAAAGGCAGTATCGCTTGGCACGGAACTAATGCAGAATTTTCCAGTAATCCAGAATTACCAAAAAAATATTTAGGCTTATAAAATATTTATTACTTTGAAAGCGGATCTGCGGATTTTTTAAAAGCTTTATTCTTCAATATTAAAAAAGGCCGATATATATCGGCCTTTAATCTTACTTTGCGTGAATTTTTTTACTGCGCGGCGGGGGTTGATTTCGCAATATCCGCTGCCAATTCATCTTGGCCTTTTTGAGCTTTGAATTGTTGCCATAAAGCCGCATCATTATTCATACTCGTTTTAATGGCTTCCTGCGCTAACTGTTGCACCGCTTTTGGATCTAAGCCTACATATACAAACAACACACCATTCGGGCTAGTATTTTTCAATACAATCCGTGTGCCGGATAAAGATTCGTTGGTAATTTGTTTACTAATCGAGGTATTTACTTTATCCACCGTTTCCGCATCCGCTGCACCAGAAACTTCTACATATTGTTTGACCATGTTTTGCACTTGTACGCGCATTTGCTGTGCTAATTTTACCCGCGCAACAGTAGCAGCTTGTTGTTCCATAAACGAGAAACCCGCCGCTGATTTTTCGCTAGAACCAACCGCGCCTACCGGAAAATCTTTTGTAGTTTCGGTGCAAATCCACATGGGCGCTTCTTTGTTTGATCCATCTGGATAAGTGCAGTCAGAGACATAACTTGCTGACTCTTTAGGTGTATTTGCACTACAGCCCGCGGCAATAACACCCACTACTGCCAATGCACATAATAAAATTTTAGATGAATTCATAGCTTGTCCTTTTATAAAAACCACATTAAAAGCTCACACATTTAAACCATTCTTACAGACGGGCCCAATCTTACTCGCCCATCTTAACCCCATCTTACCCTCGGCTTCCACATGCGTAAATCGGCTATTACCGCTCATCCTGCAGTATTAGCTTATGCGTAACCTTAAAGAATAAATTAAATTTATGACCTATTTATTTCGCATTCCAAAGCAAAACCAAAGCCCGTTGATTTTTTTGACTTTCCTACAAAAAGAAAAAATACACTCTCTTTCTGCTTAACTTTTAAAATTAACATCAGGATCACAATTATTTTAGATGTTCTAGCTGTTATTAATAACAAAACAGTTCTCTTAAGAGGTGGCTCTTATAGTGTGGTGGTTTATAAATTTTAGCACTTAGCTAAAGCTCGACCCGCTGCGGATAGTGCAACTAATACACAAGTAAGTAATAAAGCCCGTTCTACACTCTAACGATCTACTACCCAGCCTGCTGGAATTTCAAATGGATATACGCTAGCAACTCAGCAGAAAAATAAACCCCATGCCCACAAGACCAACATTTAAATCTGTTGCCAAGGCTGTCACTAAAGACGCTAGCGATGCCAGCCGTGTACTGGCCGGTAACGCCAATCCGCCTGCAGGTAATTTAGGGCCATAAGCAGCGTCTTAATTAAATTTAATTTTTTGGTTGTTTATTAAATTTTGTTAATATAGGATGCTGTTGTTAGTCAGAAAAGCTCGTGAAAGCCTTACTGGCTCTAGTTCAGAGCCAGTGAAACCTTAACAATCGGAGAGGTAAGTCATCATGCGTATTACTCAAAAACTAGCCATAGGTTTAGCTTGCGTTATTAGCTTTACAGCACTAAATGGTTTTGCCGTCACTAAAACCTACTTTGAACAGACCGTTTCTTTCGCGTTCGACGATGGTGGGGTACCCGGACGTAGCACCGGCGATACTCTATATTTCGGCGCCATCTTCATTGATCAAGTCACAGGCGCGGTAAAAGGTAATAAACAAGCCGTGTGTAATACCGTCTACCAAGACCCAAGTAACGGACATTTTTGGTCATGGTGTCATGAAGTGATTAATTGGGCGACGGGTGTGATGTATACACAAGGAATGTTCGATGAAATTGCCTACGAAAACTATCAACCCGAAGATTTAGACATTATTGCTGGGTCAGGCAAATGCTTGGGCGCGACAGGTGTACAGCTCTTGCAACAAGTGCGTTTTCCGGATCAAGCCATCGCTACTTTTGTAGTACCTAATCCGGCAGTAACCTGCCATTTATAATTATATTTCACTGCATTCATTTTAATTTACAACGGCATTGTAGTCACTGCTATTGCGACAATGACTCCAGTGCCGTTTTTTGTGCTGCGTAACGATTAAACTGCCAAGCAACATGCATTAATAATAAAGTCACGACAACCATTACCCATAATGGCCAACTAAAAGCGTGAGTCCATTCGGCTAATGAACCAATCGCACTAGGGCCTGCGGCACCACCAATTTGTCCAAACGTAAAATACAAACCGCTAGCAGCACCAGCATAACGAATGCCTACGCCGGGATATTCGATCAATAATAAAATAGTTAAAGGCATCAACGCGCTTTTAGCAACGCCTTGCAACACTAAGCCTGCATATAACCATATCGAAACGTCTGCAAACAAAAACAAGGTTCCGCCGGCAGAAGCTAATAACGCAATTATTAATACCGCTAAACGTTTTTTCGCAGGCGTGTAATAAGGCACTAATAATGCACCGATCAAGCCGACAACAGTAGGCGCGGCAGACCAATAACCTGCCGCCACGTCTGTCATGCCGCGCAGTATCAAAATTTGTGGTAACCAATTATTTAAACCGTGATTTAAAAATAAAATGCCCGCGCCTAACCACAAAATTCGTCGGACTTGCACATCACGCAATAATTGAATGTAGATTGCCGGTGTTGCAGGTGGGTGAACTATTTTTTTAGCTTGTGCGGTACGCACCATCGGCAGACGATATAGCAAAAACCACAACACGGCGGTGAGCAATGTAACAACGCAATAGAACCACAAGACCGCGCGCCATTGATTATCTAACCACGGTAACAATACGGAATGCGTTAACGCTAAGGCTAAAGCTCCACCAAAAATAGGCGCAGAAATATAAATACCAACGGCTAAGCCACGTTCAGAACTTTCAAACCACTGACCCACTAATTTTGGTGCACCCGATGACACTAAAGGTCCACCGACACCAAACAACGCTACTGCTAAAAATAATTGCCAATCATTCGTGGCTAAAGCTCGACCTGCTGCTGACAGTGCGATTAATACACAAGCAAGTAATAAAGCGCGTTCTACACCCCAACGATCGACTATCCAGCCTGCGGGAATTGCAAATGGAATATACGCTATCAACCAAGCAGAAAAAATGAAACCCATGGTCGCAAGACCAACATTTAAATCCGTTGCAACGGCTGTCACTAAAGGCGCTAGCGATGCCATCACTAAACCAAAACAAACGTAGATCAACCACAAACCGGCTAGCATCCACCAGCGCAGCGCAGTACTGCGCATTCTTAACATAGATAACATTAGGGAAAATTAAGTAGCTAACTGATTTTTTGCAGGAGCAGTAGTCGACATCAACGCAGGAATGCCTGCAGATTGTTCAACACGTTCACATAACATAGACAGATCACCTAACAATTTCAAATAAAAGAAACGCATACCATGCAACAAAGAATCCGCCATTACTACCGCTTGAGCGACTGAAAGTTTACGCGCATCTAGCGTAATATCACCCATACGCGCTCGCAAGAAACGTTCGAGCGTAGGATATTC belongs to Gammaproteobacteria bacterium and includes:
- a CDS encoding ABC transporter ATP-binding protein, producing the protein MVNTLLSTKNLSKHFGGLQAVNNVDFAVTAGEIHAVIGPNGAGKTTFLSLLAGELTATNGSIHFADKNISHLSMAQRALCGLNRTFQINSLFLNLTVRENIMLAVQARQNHNFKFWQAPNDNHKLKQQAEKILAQNNLQILADAPTQQLSYGQQRQLEIALGVAGEPKLLLLDEPLAGLDAAGSHEMIARLRTLKTQHNFTLVLVEHDMDAVFALADRISVLNHGCIIATGTPAEIRNHSEVRAAYLGGASLGAK
- a CDS encoding ABC transporter ATP-binding protein, which encodes MLTIDNISSAYGNSQVLFDLSLSVAEGEIIALMGRNGMGKTTTVRSIMGLTPVHRGHIHFRGHTIHNWPSYKIAQHGIGLVPEGRQIFPNLTVEENLLATAAQRHVLKHAWTLKRIHDFFPRLAERRHHMGNQLSGGEQQMLAIGRALLTNPFLLILDEACEGLAPLIQQEIWQVLDNLKQQGMSILVIDKDYQALQKLADRYYIIEKGSIAWHGTNAEFSSNPELPKKYLGL
- a CDS encoding LPP20 family lipoprotein — translated: MNSSKILLCALAVVGVIAAGCSANTPKESASYVSDCTYPDGSNKEAPMWICTETTKDFPVGAVGSSEKSAAGFSFMEQQAATVARVKLAQQMRVQVQNMVKQYVEVSGAADAETVDKVNTSISKQITNESLSGTRIVLKNTSPNGVLFVYVGLDPKAVQQLAQEAIKTSMNNDAALWQQFKAQKGQDELAADIAKSTPAAQ
- a CDS encoding MFS transporter; translated protein: MLRMRSTALRWWMLAGLWLIYVCFGLVMASLAPLVTAVATDLNVGLATMGFIFSAWLIAYIPFAIPAGWIVDRWGVERALLLACVLIALSAAGRALATNDWQLFLAVALFGVGGPLVSSGAPKLVGQWFESSERGLAVGIYISAPIFGGALALALTHSVLLPWLDNQWRAVLWFYCVVTLLTAVLWFLLYRLPMVRTAQAKKIVHPPATPAIYIQLLRDVQVRRILWLGAGILFLNHGLNNWLPQILILRGMTDVAAGYWSAAPTVVGLIGALLVPYYTPAKKRLAVLIIALLASAGGTLFLFADVSIWLYAGLVLQGVAKSALMPLTILLLIEYPGVGIRYAGAASGLYFTFGQIGGAAGPSAIGSLAEWTHAFSWPLWVMVVVTLLLMHVAWQFNRYAAQKTALESLSQ